Sequence from the Ziziphus jujuba cultivar Dongzao chromosome 9, ASM3175591v1 genome:
ATATTGGAAAAGTAGCATAACTTAATTAATAAGTACCTTTAACATTTGGCAATTATCAGGCAAACGATACTCGTTCATGACCCAATCGGTCTTGCTTCCTCTTGGAGCTCTTCCTTTGTAAAAAACAAGTGTCTTCCTCAACCCAATGATCCTCTTTGGCTCCGATAAGCTCACGATTCTCCGGTCGGAACCCGTTGCTTTCCAAAACCCCTTTTCTGTAGTTCGGTTTGGCCTTCCTCCACTGCCATGCTTCCTGTCCCTTGGCACAAAAAAGTACCACTCTCTTTCACCAATCTTTGCCATTCCTATAAATTCAACAACCATGTAAGTACAATCatgtatatttcatatatagTGTGACATATAACTAATTGAATTAACAAGGTTAATCTTGAATTgtacatataaatatagttaagcaaatatgtatatatatatatatatatatatgtatatgtaccaGGCAAGTCCCAAGGATCATGGCGGTAGATATTGAGAAAACCAATTATGTCAAAGCGTAATCTGCTCCCCATGACCATGTTTTTGAGATAGAAATCGAGAAGTTCTTCTTCAGTAGGATGGAATCGGAAACCGGGAAGGTCAAGTTCCGGTGTCATTTCGTCCATTGAGTTGGAAGCAGAAGAAGCAGCAGCCATTGAAGTTGTAAATTAGAgctaaacagagtttgttttttatgtttatgcTTTGCATGCATACACACACTTTGtaagataaatatttataagGGGGTGAAGAATATATGTAGGATATGGACTTGGATATGGACTTAGTGTGATAGatgtttatgattttataataaataaaaaaaaaaggttcattgAAAAAGAAATCTAGACCAAGTCATCAATTATGTATGAGAGAATGGCAGAATAGTCTATGAAAGATTGGAACTATGTGGAGGAGAGGGAAGGGACCTCCCAAAACCATGGTGGGACCCACACGGCTTCTTGACATAAAGTCGCGAGAGCAACACCGTGGTGACATCGACAACAATATAACACGTCCTTTGCTTTCTTGCTTGACCTCAATTTTCTTGGATTTTTGGACTTTTACCTGGAAAATCcaggcagagagagagagagagagaggaggattttttttccaagaaaattttctaccacattatttgattgtttgaaaacaaaatactaACATGAAAAAACTCAACTTTCAAACATTTACCAATTAAGCCGGTCAGCAGGTCTCCGGTCTCTGCTTAATATATCCCTCTAGTAATATTAATACTTTGAGTCGGTCTTTTGATTATACTTTGGTCTCTGCCGATTTCCTGGAATCCAATCAccaaatttcatcaaaattaaCCTTCTGATTCATCTCATGATTTCAACAATACTTGAGTTTTGCCAGATTCTAAATGTTTTACTTGAATATAATTTAGAGTACCATCGTACCAATATTATAGTATATTggacaaatttaatttaaatctttttcattttgttttagaaaCACTTATTccttatatttttggaaaattataactaatactattttaattttctatatctatCAACATAgatctgtttatcatctttacgtgttaattttaaatattaagttcaaaattatatttttgcaatattatttaatcatacaacattaaatattaagttcaaaattatatttttgcaatattatttaatcatacaACATTGATTTTTCTAGAAGAAATACGAAAAAGAAGACCCTTTTGTCATTTAAGAATTAgatctattttaataaatacaaaaagaaaaagagcaatTAACGATGATTTCCTAATTAgagtaaaaccaaaaaaatctaAACGAAATTTGTCcaagtatatataatatttgtattaaattactTCAATTAATGATTTCAtttaatactaaaattctaGTTTGGCAAATGACAATCCTTAGCAATTATCATGttactaaatgtccaatataaaatacaaactaATGACAATCCTTAGCAATTATCATGTTACTAATTGtccaatataaaatacaattatcaTGTTACTAATTGTCCAATATAAAATACAACCTAAGTTTcccaatatattaaaattgtatatatatatatattactttcatTCACACATACTAGGGAGCAAAAGAGTAAGCTACATTCTATCAATTcaactcaaatattattattattatcatcattatcatcatcatcatcatcatgcaaaTTTGCAAGAACAGAATTTGGACCCAAAATCAAGTTTGGTGTATATCATATGGTTTCGAAGAAATATTCaatgcaatattttttttattaacttgtCTTACTTGCCTTGACAGAGAGATATATATAACTAGGTTTACATATGTTAATCAAATGATATTACTACTGGAATTTGCATTATTAGCATTTAAATCTTTTTAATGGTTGATATTTAAAAGCATATTAATAGTTTTTTGGAACCATATAGATTTATTTggcctaaataaaattttagtatttcatcatatttatattaaaatattaatatattttcaaattttaacttttaaaatagttaatataAAAGCCGATAAAAAGCGTAATGTGAGCCTAATTGTACAAACTATACTAAGGTTCTCTAGTTAAGATCCCTAACTTTATCATATAAAGGACATTTATTTACAAATGCTAAGATTATCATATCCCATCTACAtcttaaattaaattcaaatagcAATTATCATTTTATGCGGTGGTTAAATCTTTGCCACACAagcatttataatttaaataaatcaatgaTTTCCTTGATTTACTCGTGTGTGTAAGCCAGATTCATGTTGGATTCTTAATATTAGGACTAAcattataattacattttttttagctttttgaCTGCATCAAGAGCTAAAATTTAATTACGTTTACTAATTACCGAATTCTAACAAACTTCAGTTttcataaataagattttaaagatttttgtaTATCACTAAATTCATATATAactactttttgaattttaaattttaatctttgatgtgatttaagaattaataaaaaaagactaGATGTTAAAACTATCAGATCCTCATGATATAAGCTtgactccatatatatatatatatatagttaaaccaAGCTCATATCAATTGACTTCATGGTTTTaccaatttttattgaaataaaattttagtaatacaattaaatccatattagaaaatttattgatttttaaatacaaaaaaggGCTTATAAAGAAAGACATGTAGCTAAAATCATCATATCAACTTGATGTGAGTCCAACTCTCTTTctttctatctatatatatatatatatataaccaagcTCCTCTCAGTCGACCTAATGGTTTTACtatcaaaattttctctttcaatTATTGGATAGCTCAAGgactatgatttaaaattttatcgtAGATCCTAACCATCATTGTGATCAAAAAGCTAATACTAGAAGATCAGATTTTAAAAACATCAAGTTAATTTGACatgaaactaattatatatatatacacgttttTTCTCCTATCCAAGATAAACCTATTGCCAGTAATAAGGTAATGGAAAGCACCTTATTATGGATAATGGGATGaatccaaaacaaaatttattaaggattttttggatgaaagaaatattttatatatatatatatatatataggatttctCACGTCTAGACAGTAATAAAAAACAACTATCATTAATTCTGTAACGTCCCTCCGCTCGTAAACTTGTCATTTTCTGCCAATattattcctaatttaatagGTCTTTAATTTAGCCACCATATTTGGtatgaattttttgtttgaagcTTCCCCGAAGGTCACTTATCCTTTAACCACTCTTGCCTAAGCATTTTGTTCGGATTTTTTTGTTTGGCACACAAAAAGTTGAGCGAAAAATAAAATGacttatattgtaaaaattaaattcacatcaatttgattggatttttttttttttttttttttgggctcttgGATAGAGCTAGAAGCATCTTCAATGAGGATATAGAGTGTGAAAATAAACACACAACATAAGAAATATAAaggatattttaaataaattatttttcaatgaaatgtTTAAAATGAATGTTAAGTTGATGTggcttagatattattaggataaGTTTCTTCTTTTAGAGATTCTGTTAACTTTcttaaaaaagcaaaatttttctttcaattgtttctaaaaagaaaaaattaataaaatatataattagttaaTGGCCACAAATTATTTTTGTGCATAAACAATTTCATATTTAACTgtacatttataatatttaaatttagattatattaactTTTATGCTATATAGATTGTCAATTCATATTcttaaaactatataaatgGCCTAACCAGTATGGGTTAAaatattaagttttattttgtacAAATTGAAACCTACATCGATCCGaactaaaaattcaaataacaaaaaaaaacaaaaaagaaaaagaccacTGATGTACTCTTAAACATCAATCTTTAAATGGATTCAATAGCTAATACAAACGTCctttcatatataataaaatcataaaatgtaAACATGGTTGTGCAATATAATACAGCAACAAAGCATAATTCACAGTAATATTATAATGTATGAAGTACATGATGACGAGCAGAGTTGACCTGAGGACTTGGACTTGAGGGATCCAAGTGGTTAggctaaataaatttatatctatGAGTAAGTGTTATTTCTATTTGGGCCAATCGATTTAAGATTTTATCAATCAAAACActataaaatatgttttaaattttgaatttgctCTTTGTTTAACTGGTGGAGGGACCatccaaaaaaaaggaaaagaaaaaaaaaaggtctattTAAAACAATTAGTGATCACAAAAAGGAGAACATAGTTTGCTAAACTTGTCAATTCAAAAACCGACTCCGCGTTCTTTACAACACTTTTATCTTTCTCAtcataaataatacttttaaataccaacaaactaaataaataaataaataaaaactagtatttttcttgggttttgatgaaaattttgactTGGAAGTCTTCTAATTAGACCTCAAGAAGTCTTTCCTTTCTTAGGTAAACGATAGGCCCATTCACCAACATATACTACTTTCTAATTTCTTCTAGTAGTAATTATACTGCCCCTCTTTGTTATTCAATTTATATTGTATGTTTAACCCCCTaaagttttatataattatagaaaGGAACATAACATTTAATTACCTGTTGCTTTCTTTGCTATTTCCTCGAATTTTCTCAACTATTGGAGGAGACTTCTTTAAAGTTGCCACATAATGACTTTACCAAGACAAAGCACTTAGGCGGAACATGCACAACTTGaagtagattttttattttaaaatttaaattgtagaGGCATAACAAGCTGTAAGTATAGCggcttaattataatatattttaaggagGAACTTGAAAATATAAACAAGATAATTAGTAGTATTTCCATAAGAATTTCGAGTTTGTATCGATAGTAAGGAGAGATAAATTAATCAACGTAATCAAATtaacatgttaaaaaaaatttcttttattattattatttttttcatcgtCTCGAACCCATATACTTTTATGATTGACCAATTTGAATGAATGTAAAAGGTTTATAGGAGTAGGAATTTTGTTTTAGTATCGACAATTTCCTggtctaatatatagccgaaaaaaatttttaaaaaaattaatgaatttaataggttaaaaattttatttaaaaaaaattaaaaaaaaaaaaaagatccttCCTCCCATATTCCCGCTTGTAAATAAGGAActaacaatttaataataataataagaataagaataaggaGCAAGGAGTTTTGGTTTATAAATGAAATGGTGGAATAGAAATATAGATTACATAatcttaaaatttcaatatgcctttatttcattgaattttgaaattttaacttttgtttctatggaatcccaaaatttcaaaataaaaaatttctatttgtttttaaaatttcaaaatctttattttctaaGCTAAAAGAATATAAagcattttgttctttttttttaaattttctttgccTTGTATTTTTTGTTGCGGCTTTTtccttgccttttttttttttaattcaatttttttcattattgcacccaaatgaaaaaaatagcaataattattctatgttacatatttttattcctaaaaataaccaattctaTTTCTTTAAGAATAATATTCTATCAATCAAATGTATCTACACTTTTTTATGATTAATATTATGttatgattaatattatttttccaattatttcaaaaatatatatttatcgttTCACTTAtttcaaagataaaaaatatttggtcCTAATTTCTTTCTCTCCAGTAGAACAATAATGGTAAAGATTTCTAAAACATAGAACGACAATAGTTATAATTagtatttctttctcaaatttttatttctttaagaaTAATACTCAGTCAAATGTACCTACACTTTtttatgattaatattatttttccaattatttcaaaaatatatatttatcgttCCACTAAtttcaaagataaaaaatatttggtcCCAATTTCTTTCTCACCAGTAGAATTTCTTTCTCACCAATAGAACAATAATGATAAAGATTTCTAAAACATAGAACAACAATAGTTATAATTAGTATTTCAGGTAATAAGTCCTTATTGATGCgtcatttaaaagaaaaataaaacaggcAAAACAAAAGTATTGATATAGTGTtgataaaagaaaggaaatttttcaaatactctCCTCAACTTTCAATCATATTTCAATTTATCCCATCTTTTTAAGCAACTTTTCCGTTGCCTATAAATTAatgtatgtaaaaaaaaaaaaaaatttattaaaattttataaaaaaaaaaagtggacaAGTTGACattttactataattttttttcttttcttttcttttttattttttttggggggggagggggggggggggaggagagagaggttTGGAAATCTCttgaaatgaaattttgggggaaaattgaaattataattCATGAATGGTAAAGAGagtattttggaattttatttttgaaaagaaaacctaaaaaaattagaaaataagaaaaggaagtaatttgtaattttattttagaaaagggccaaaaaaaaaaaaaagtatacaaattagaaaagaagaaagaacaagaaaacTTGGGCCTCAAGTTGGCTAGCCTTTAAGCCTTAAAGTCTCCAAGCTTCTAGGCAATTGAGCAAAATACTTGGGCCTTTAAATGGAATTTTGTAACGTGGGACACCTTAAAAAGTCCACCCCTTCCCTTTTGCATTTGTCCATCATTATCGTATATTCAGACGCAAATTGCGCTAAGCCAACTCATCACCTTTAACACCAAAAATAAATGACATTAATTATTATCCGAAAAAgggaaaatatacatataaatatatagaaaaagacaaaattgtacacacacatatatatatatatatatatatatatatatatgtgtgcatATGTCGTAAAATCATAATATCAATTAGTGGATTTTACGGgccttaaaaaaacaaattagtgGTTTTCACAATCATGAAGTCTTTGTTGAAAGAGAACTGTCCAAAAAATGTCTTGAGTTTTTTAAGGGTAAGAAGAAAGAgtcttttgaaaaaataataatataattattctttgTTCACATTTCTTTCCATAGCATGTGtccccaaaatataaaaaaataaaaaaacatttctttCCATAGCATgtgtcccaaaaaataaaaaaataaaaaaaataaaggcaaTTCAATTCCATAAGGCATTGATTGCTTCAGTAATTGagatttagttatataataataCAAGAGTGAgcaaaatgtttatcaaatttatttatttaaatgatctagtaatatttaattaatttattttttaaaatttatttatctttttaaaggtTTACATTTCCATAATtagattatatgaatatgtcaaccaataatatttagatatatattatttggtaaataaattt
This genomic interval carries:
- the LOC107427314 gene encoding NAC domain-containing protein 6, giving the protein MAAASSASNSMDEMTPELDLPGFRFHPTEEELLDFYLKNMVMGSRLRFDIIGFLNIYRHDPWDLPGMAKIGEREWYFFVPRDRKHGSGGRPNRTTEKGFWKATGSDRRIVSLSEPKRIIGLRKTLVFYKGRAPRGSKTDWVMNEYRLPDNCQMLKDIVLCKVYRKATSLKVLEQRAAMEEEMKNFHASPASTPSPLTETFSFCGTMEADPTPPLPLPMPSHQMVLKKEAEEEVALVEDEKVEKEMDQLKGSSQTLQLPLGKNKLPEIQVPKMTMDWNQDPFWTQLSSPWLQNLTPYANILNF